Within the Clostridiaceae bacterium genome, the region ATCGAAGCCCCCTGCCACTACGAGAATAATTTAGACAAAAGGTATCAGAATTCCTATGTGGTTGTCAAAGAGCTTAAAGTTGATTTTTCAGCACGTCGAAAAACTAACTATATTGTACAAGGAGGTTATATATGGATTCAACAACTGCTGCTCCAGAAGGCGTATTAGGGTTAATAAGTTTTTTGCCAATAATATTGATGTTTGTTGCCATGTACTTTATCCTGATTATTCCTCAGAGAAAAAGGGATAAAAAGGTCAGGGAAATGTTAGACTCTTTAAAAGTAGGCGACAAAGTAACTACTCTTGGGGGCGTTACAGGCCGTATTGTGAATATTAAGGACGATGAAGTAACAATAGAAACAAGTGTGGAAAAAACTAAAATACTCTTTAAGAAATGGGGAATTAAAGAAGTTGACAAACCCATTGAAGGATAATTATTTTGCCAATCAAGAAGCTTAAATATTATGATAAACTGAATCCCCGATCGAAGCGAGTTTGATAGTAGTCTAAATAGCTTGCAGGAGTGATTTTAGAATTATAAATTATAATTTTAAAATCACTTTTTTGTTCTAATATTGGTTCCTCTAAAATAAAGATTATAGTAGTACTTGTTATTTTGGAGGTGCGTTATGTCAAGAAATAAAGGCATAAGCTCAAAGTCGGCACAGACCAGCAAGATCAGCTTATTATCCATAGTGAAGGCTGTTGCTCTGTCTTATATAATAACTATTCCCATATTTACTGTATTGGCCTTATTGATTACCTACACTAATTTTCCTGACAAATTTATATTACCGGGTGTAATTGTAACTACAATAATCAGCATTTTAATTGCAGGAACTTCTTCAAGCAGGAATCTGAAAAGCAATGGATGGTTAAATGGGGGATTAGTAGGGTTAGTTTATATGATTGTTCTTTATCTGCTTAGCAGCATAGTATTCAAAGATTTTTCAATAAATGAACATGTGCTGACGATGACGGTCATTGGAATTCTGACAGGTTCAATCGGAGGTATTATTGGAATAAATATCAGAAGATAGTAGGTTAGAAGCTGATAGTTTAGTAAATAATAGATTACAAGATAATAGGTTACAAGATAATAGGGCGCAATTTTAGTTGAAAGCTAAAAAGTGTAATTATAATAATATGAAATTTACGGATAAATAGACATTTTTTTTTAATAAATAGATAAAAGTGAAAAATAAGTTGAAAAAGGATAAGGCAATTGATAGAATAAAAACCAGATAGTGAGAAAAGTCTGCTTTATGTGGAGGATATTAAATGAAAGCAAGACTCATAAAGATACTGGCATTTGTTGCTATATCAATTGCTCTTTTATATTTTGCTGGAATATATCTGGTTAATAAGGCTTTTGATATACTAATACTTTCTCAAATTGGAGATTTAAATTTTTATAAGGAATTTAAATTAGAAGAATCGGAAACGCCCTCATTATCGGATAATTTAAATGATTTTGAGCAGCCTGAGCCAAAAGATAAAGAGGTAAATAAAGAAACCAGCA harbors:
- the yajC gene encoding preprotein translocase subunit YajC translates to MDSTTAAPEGVLGLISFLPIILMFVAMYFILIIPQRKRDKKVREMLDSLKVGDKVTTLGGVTGRIVNIKDDEVTIETSVEKTKILFKKWGIKEVDKPIEG
- a CDS encoding TIGR04086 family membrane protein, encoding MSRNKGISSKSAQTSKISLLSIVKAVALSYIITIPIFTVLALLITYTNFPDKFILPGVIVTTIISILIAGTSSSRNLKSNGWLNGGLVGLVYMIVLYLLSSIVFKDFSINEHVLTMTVIGILTGSIGGIIGINIRR